One window of Paludibacter propionicigenes WB4 genomic DNA carries:
- a CDS encoding radical SAM protein: MILFDQIIFGPIHSRRLGLSLGVNLLPIDAKICSFNCIYCECGFNTTMHDSPIPTRDQVRETLDAKLHEMVAEGQIPDVITFAGNGEPTLHAEFEGIIDDTIALRNKYCPTAKVSVLSNSTRIHKPHIFAALNKVDNNILKFDSAIDRTMKLMDQPVGKHINVAWFIEHLKKFDGRLIIQTMFLRGEVQGEKLDNTTDEEVEAWIQALEQIRPQQVMMYSLDREAPTQNLQKVSVDELNIIAEKVRAKGFDVSVAG, from the coding sequence ATGATTCTTTTTGACCAAATAATTTTCGGACCTATCCACAGTCGTCGACTGGGACTTTCGCTGGGTGTAAACCTGCTGCCGATTGATGCTAAAATCTGTTCGTTCAACTGTATTTACTGCGAATGTGGTTTCAACACCACCATGCACGATTCTCCCATTCCAACCCGCGATCAGGTGCGCGAAACACTCGATGCCAAGTTGCACGAAATGGTTGCCGAAGGCCAAATTCCGGATGTAATCACCTTTGCCGGAAATGGAGAACCTACACTGCATGCCGAATTTGAAGGAATTATAGATGACACCATCGCTTTGCGGAATAAATATTGCCCCACAGCCAAAGTCAGTGTATTGTCAAACTCCACCCGCATACACAAACCGCATATTTTCGCTGCCCTCAACAAAGTGGACAATAACATCCTGAAGTTCGACTCAGCGATTGACCGTACTATGAAATTGATGGATCAACCCGTAGGAAAACACATCAACGTTGCCTGGTTTATCGAACATCTGAAGAAATTTGACGGACGGCTGATTATCCAAACCATGTTTTTGCGTGGTGAAGTACAGGGAGAAAAGCTTGATAATACTACTGACGAAGAAGTGGAAGCCTGGATTCAGGCACTGGAACAAATCCGTCCGCAGCAGGTAATGATGTACAGCCTCGATCGTGAAGCACCCACACAAAATCTGCAAAAGGTAAGCGTAGACGAACTAAACATCATCGCCGAAAAAGTGAGAGCAAAAGGGTTTGATGTTTCGGTAGCGGGGTAA
- a CDS encoding glycosyltransferase 28 domain-containing protein: protein MKILICPLNWGLGHATRCVPIIRKLMSEGHEPVVVADGFPLAFLQQEFPSLRFIEFPSYAVYYAAGKSQVGVMLFNFPNIIAGTIREHFWLRNLLQSEHFDQVISDNRFGMWNKRVHSIYITHQLMVKMPQGLKILEPLVQRIHKAFINRYDECWIPDREEGGGLSGDLAHQYPLPANAKFIGVLSRFLGMENINPNSEFDVVAVISGVEPQRTIFETALIEQYKSRTEKVLIVCGQPQTVKNERKLGNISLVAHLPDAEMAAVLLGAKKIICRSGYSSIMDLEALKCLHKAELVPTPGQTEQEYLYSVNSYQ from the coding sequence ATGAAAATTCTTATTTGCCCGCTAAACTGGGGATTGGGTCATGCCACGCGCTGTGTACCGATAATCCGAAAACTTATGTCCGAGGGTCATGAGCCGGTGGTGGTGGCAGATGGTTTTCCGCTCGCATTTCTGCAACAAGAGTTTCCTTCACTTCGTTTTATCGAGTTTCCATCCTATGCTGTTTATTATGCTGCCGGCAAATCGCAGGTCGGAGTCATGCTGTTCAATTTCCCGAACATTATCGCAGGGACAATCCGGGAACATTTTTGGTTGAGGAACTTACTTCAGTCTGAACATTTCGATCAGGTTATCTCCGACAATCGTTTTGGGATGTGGAATAAACGTGTTCATTCCATCTACATAACCCATCAGCTGATGGTAAAGATGCCGCAGGGTCTGAAAATCCTCGAACCATTGGTTCAACGTATTCACAAAGCATTTATCAACAGGTACGACGAATGTTGGATTCCCGATAGAGAAGAGGGTGGTGGCTTATCCGGCGACTTGGCTCACCAATATCCCTTGCCTGCCAATGCAAAGTTTATCGGGGTACTATCTCGTTTTCTTGGTATGGAAAATATAAATCCAAACAGCGAATTTGATGTGGTAGCTGTCATCTCGGGCGTAGAACCACAACGAACAATTTTTGAGACTGCTTTAATTGAACAATATAAAAGCCGAACAGAGAAAGTGCTTATTGTTTGCGGTCAACCGCAGACCGTAAAGAATGAACGAAAGCTTGGAAATATAAGCCTGGTGGCTCATCTTCCGGATGCTGAAATGGCGGCGGTATTACTGGGTGCAAAAAAGATTATTTGCCGGTCGGGTTATTCGAGCATCATGGATTTAGAAGCTCTTAAATGCCTGCATAAAGCCGAACTTGTACCAACTCCCGGACAAACCGAACAAGAATACCTTTATTCAGTGAACAGTTATCAGTAA
- a CDS encoding nitroreductase family protein yields MPVPTTRDKNPASILIEADKCSGCGLCVNVCKDFGLEIVNNKVHQSDKALFGCIACGHCMMVCPTDVIAIEGRTLSPVLMFELPEKSQAADYESLLAMFKRRRSIREFKNKAVEKEKIEKILEAAQTAPMGIPPSDVHVLVLENKKQVRLFAEDFSNYLKGLRWMSSRWFLALIRPFLKKENNEMMHDFVKPLFDVYVDDMDKGNNWINYDAPLAMYFYGSPYADPADPIIAATYAMLAGESLGLGTCMLGAVHPFIQNGKKASAFRERWGIKYPSREGLVVIFGYPAVHYQKGVKRTFAHIHRVS; encoded by the coding sequence ATGCCAGTACCAACCACCCGAGACAAAAATCCTGCAAGTATTCTCATCGAAGCAGACAAGTGTTCAGGCTGTGGACTTTGCGTAAATGTATGCAAAGACTTTGGTTTAGAGATTGTAAATAATAAGGTACATCAATCAGACAAAGCTCTGTTCGGATGCATTGCCTGCGGTCATTGTATGATGGTTTGTCCCACTGATGTGATTGCTATTGAGGGGCGCACCTTGTCGCCTGTTCTGATGTTTGAATTACCGGAGAAGAGTCAGGCCGCTGATTATGAAAGTTTGCTGGCTATGTTTAAGCGTCGGCGCAGCATTCGTGAGTTTAAAAACAAGGCTGTAGAAAAAGAGAAAATAGAGAAAATTCTGGAAGCAGCACAAACTGCTCCTATGGGTATTCCTCCTTCGGATGTGCACGTTTTGGTTCTGGAAAATAAAAAACAAGTTCGGTTATTTGCTGAAGATTTTTCGAACTATTTGAAAGGACTTCGCTGGATGTCTTCGCGTTGGTTTCTGGCTTTAATTCGCCCTTTTCTGAAAAAAGAAAACAACGAAATGATGCATGATTTTGTTAAGCCTTTGTTCGATGTTTATGTGGATGATATGGATAAAGGCAATAACTGGATAAATTATGATGCTCCGTTGGCAATGTATTTCTATGGTTCACCTTATGCCGATCCGGCCGATCCGATTATTGCAGCTACTTATGCTATGCTCGCCGGAGAGTCACTCGGACTTGGCACCTGCATGCTCGGAGCTGTTCATCCGTTTATTCAAAATGGCAAAAAAGCTTCTGCTTTTCGCGAAAGATGGGGAATCAAGTATCCTTCACGCGAAGGATTAGTGGTTATTTTCGGCTACCCTGCTGTGCACTATCAGAAAGGTGTGAAAAGAACCTTTGCCCATATACACCGTGTTAGTTGA
- a CDS encoding CvpA family protein gives MNTLDFILFVPVALGFIFGLFKGLVKELASLAAIVLGIFGARLFAPFVSDFLIHHLHFSPKTALPLAYLILFILIAIGLLWTAKLLDKIFDSLALGGLNKIFGGLFGGFKYALIVSVLLNVFNALDARFTLIKSKTKAESVCYKPLMSLAPKLWEESKSTDAFGSGHHKVADEKK, from the coding sequence ATGAATACCTTAGACTTTATTCTCTTTGTTCCTGTTGCTTTAGGTTTTATCTTTGGTTTGTTCAAAGGGTTGGTGAAAGAACTTGCCTCCTTGGCTGCCATTGTGTTAGGTATTTTCGGTGCCAGGTTATTTGCACCTTTTGTATCTGACTTTCTGATTCATCATCTCCATTTCTCTCCCAAAACAGCACTTCCGCTTGCGTATCTTATTTTGTTTATCCTTATTGCTATCGGACTTCTCTGGACTGCAAAATTACTTGATAAAATTTTCGATTCATTGGCTTTAGGCGGATTGAATAAAATTTTCGGTGGACTGTTTGGCGGATTTAAATATGCGTTGATTGTAAGTGTCTTACTCAATGTTTTTAATGCATTGGATGCCCGGTTCACGCTGATAAAATCAAAAACCAAAGCTGAATCCGTGTGTTATAAGCCATTGATGAGTTTAGCTCCTAAACTGTGGGAGGAATCAAAATCGACGGATGCTTTTGGTTCGGGTCATCACAAGGTGGCTGATGAAAAGAAATAG
- a CDS encoding ribonuclease HII — protein MSLLGNYSSKTYECGCDEAGRGCLAGPVVAAAVILPADFDCPLLNDSKQLSEQERDTLRPIIEQQALAWGVALVDSGEIDEINILNASILAMHRAIDKLNIRPEFIIVDGNKFKSYADIPYQTIVKGDSKYLSIAAASVLAKTHRDEMMQQLHAEYPHYDWDKNKAYPTVKHRNAIRKFGTTPYHRLSYDLLGDRKAEKQALLLEKKRIKEQKAAKNQNG, from the coding sequence ATGAGTCTGCTAGGTAATTATTCTTCGAAAACATACGAATGTGGTTGCGACGAGGCTGGTCGGGGCTGTCTGGCCGGACCTGTAGTGGCGGCTGCCGTTATCCTGCCTGCAGATTTTGATTGCCCTTTGCTAAATGACTCTAAACAACTTTCGGAGCAGGAACGTGATACTTTACGACCTATCATCGAACAGCAAGCTTTGGCGTGGGGAGTGGCGTTGGTTGATAGCGGTGAGATAGACGAGATAAATATATTAAATGCCTCCATTCTGGCTATGCATCGAGCCATAGATAAACTCAATATCCGACCGGAATTTATTATTGTGGATGGTAATAAATTTAAATCGTATGCAGATATTCCTTATCAAACCATTGTAAAAGGAGACAGTAAATATTTATCCATTGCAGCTGCATCGGTTTTGGCCAAAACCCATCGGGATGAAATGATGCAGCAACTGCATGCCGAATATCCTCATTATGACTGGGATAAAAATAAGGCTTATCCAACCGTCAAACACCGGAATGCTATCCGGAAGTTCGGCACAACTCCTTACCACCGGTTATCATACGATTTGTTAGGCGACCGAAAAGCTGAGAAACAAGCTTTACTTTTAGAAAAGAAGCGAATAAAAGAGCAGAAAGCAGCCAAAAATCAGAATGGATAA
- a CDS encoding BamA/TamA family outer membrane protein produces the protein MKIRFFGLLILITLLFWSCNTTKYVPAGEYLLNKVSIKSDNKEIKNDGLKEYIRQTPNAAVFGAFRMQLGVYNLAGKDTTKWINRTLKRIGDPPVIYNATSTSLSVQQLQKVLENKGYINAKIQTDVRFKGKKAYVKYIIHSNTPYKLNQYKIDLKNELLANIASDTAKSLIKPNMLFDVDVFNSERQRITSSIREQGYFNFNKEFLSYYADSTLNAHKVNMSLDMQENLKRSSDSVNNVIFKKFNIRKVIFYTNTDANVTTDLENKVEMDTVTFRDFILISPKKRILKLDALVQNTYINPKSLYSDEAVEKTYSSLNTLGPIKYVNISFKEVDKNQLDCYIVIVPSKTVTLSTELEATYSAGYWGVGGNINTVNRNVFKGAESLSFLVRGAFEKQEVIWAKEYGVQVGLKFPRAILPFGSYDFKRNIHANTEFTSALSYQSRPGEFTTTNASGGITYSWNRKQFRHSFQLFNLSYVQINTEQAFRDMYLNPAKPLFNPYNYNDHFIMNMGYAGAFTTFNANRPMQNYSTARYTIETAGNFLYALSNILGNEKVDGSYKFSNVRYSQYVKTEFNLTHHQIFDKNNRLVYHFDVGVGIPYGNANVIPYEKRFFSGGANSVRGWGESMLGPGIYNRITGSSRDFNQVGDIKLDMNMEYRAKIIKMLEGAVFLDAGNVWTIKDYATQQGGTFKFDTFASQIALAYGVGIRFDFSFFILRFDLGAKLYDPVLSRREQWRIKPGWSDLAFHFGIGYPF, from the coding sequence ATGAAGATACGGTTTTTCGGTCTCCTTATTTTAATTACATTGCTGTTTTGGTCGTGCAATACGACCAAGTACGTGCCTGCCGGAGAATATTTGCTGAATAAGGTCTCTATAAAATCAGACAATAAAGAAATAAAAAATGATGGTTTAAAGGAATATATCCGCCAAACGCCTAATGCAGCAGTTTTCGGTGCTTTTCGTATGCAATTGGGTGTATACAACCTGGCAGGAAAAGACACTACCAAATGGATAAACAGAACGCTCAAACGAATAGGTGACCCGCCGGTGATATACAATGCTACATCAACCTCACTTTCGGTACAGCAACTACAAAAAGTACTTGAGAACAAAGGATACATCAATGCTAAAATTCAGACAGACGTACGTTTCAAAGGCAAAAAAGCGTACGTAAAGTACATTATTCACAGTAATACGCCATATAAATTAAATCAGTATAAAATAGATCTGAAAAACGAGCTTTTGGCTAATATCGCATCTGACACGGCCAAGTCGCTTATAAAACCCAATATGTTGTTTGATGTTGATGTTTTTAATTCAGAACGCCAACGAATCACAAGCTCGATAAGGGAGCAGGGATATTTCAACTTTAACAAAGAATTTCTGAGCTATTATGCTGACAGCACACTGAATGCTCACAAGGTAAATATGAGTCTGGATATGCAGGAAAATCTGAAACGTTCGTCGGACTCGGTGAATAATGTAATTTTCAAAAAGTTCAATATTCGGAAAGTAATTTTTTATACGAATACCGATGCGAATGTTACTACCGATTTAGAGAACAAAGTAGAGATGGACACAGTCACGTTTCGCGATTTTATACTCATATCTCCCAAAAAACGTATATTAAAGCTGGATGCATTGGTTCAGAACACCTACATAAATCCGAAATCCCTGTACTCCGATGAAGCTGTGGAGAAAACCTACTCTTCGTTAAACACACTGGGTCCAATCAAGTATGTCAACATCAGCTTCAAAGAAGTCGACAAAAACCAGTTGGATTGCTACATTGTCATTGTTCCATCCAAAACCGTAACACTCTCCACTGAGCTCGAAGCAACATATTCGGCCGGGTATTGGGGTGTAGGAGGTAACATAAACACTGTCAACAGAAATGTATTTAAAGGTGCTGAATCATTATCGTTTCTGGTAAGAGGCGCTTTCGAAAAGCAAGAAGTCATTTGGGCCAAAGAATATGGAGTTCAGGTAGGATTGAAATTTCCACGGGCTATACTTCCTTTCGGAAGCTATGACTTTAAGCGGAATATTCATGCCAACACTGAATTTACAAGCGCCCTCAGCTATCAAAGTCGGCCGGGCGAATTTACCACCACCAATGCCAGCGGTGGAATAACTTACTCGTGGAACAGAAAACAATTCCGTCACAGTTTTCAGCTTTTCAATTTAAGCTATGTGCAGATAAATACCGAGCAGGCATTCCGTGACATGTATCTGAATCCGGCCAAACCGTTATTCAACCCGTATAACTACAACGACCATTTTATCATGAACATGGGTTACGCAGGTGCTTTCACAACGTTTAACGCCAACAGACCGATGCAAAATTACAGTACAGCGCGATACACAATAGAAACTGCGGGAAATTTTTTGTACGCCTTGAGCAATATACTGGGTAACGAAAAGGTAGATGGTTCGTATAAATTTTCTAACGTACGTTACTCACAATATGTGAAAACGGAGTTTAACCTGACCCATCATCAGATTTTCGACAAAAACAACCGACTGGTATATCATTTCGATGTGGGCGTTGGAATTCCGTATGGAAATGCCAATGTAATTCCGTACGAAAAAAGATTTTTCAGTGGTGGAGCGAACAGTGTTAGAGGTTGGGGCGAAAGCATGCTTGGTCCGGGTATATACAACCGAATAACCGGTTCTTCCAGAGATTTCAACCAGGTGGGAGATATAAAACTGGATATGAACATGGAATACCGTGCTAAGATTATAAAAATGCTGGAAGGTGCGGTGTTTTTAGATGCCGGAAATGTATGGACCATAAAAGACTATGCCACTCAACAAGGAGGAACATTCAAATTTGACACCTTCGCGTCTCAAATAGCACTTGCCTATGGAGTGGGGATCAGATTCGATTTTTCATTCTTCATACTACGCTTTGATTTAGGAGCAAAGCTATACGATCCTGTGTTGAGCAGGCGTGAGCAATGGCGCATCAAACCAGGTTGGAGCGATTTGGCATTTCACTTCGGGATTGGTTATCCATTCTGA
- a CDS encoding TrmH family RNA methyltransferase, with protein sequence MISKNKIKLINSLSQKKFRDETGLFVAEGTKLVLDLAQAFQCSILAATAAWLEEYSRLEADEIIEIDENELSKISNQKSPQGVLAVFAKPNHSWDKDSLKEKLSLALDDVQDPGNLGTIIRIADWFGITDIFCSTHSADAYNTKTVQATMGALARVKVHTVSLVDFLLSVAHEIPVYGTFMDGENIYDKTLTKHGIIVMGNEGNGISDEIEKLVTERLLLPNFPLGQATSESLNVGVATALVCAEFRRRS encoded by the coding sequence GTGATATCAAAAAATAAAATAAAACTAATCAATAGTCTGTCTCAAAAGAAGTTTCGGGACGAAACAGGTCTTTTTGTGGCCGAAGGTACAAAACTGGTACTTGACCTTGCTCAGGCTTTTCAATGCTCAATATTGGCTGCAACTGCTGCCTGGCTTGAGGAATACTCCCGGCTCGAAGCTGACGAGATTATTGAAATTGATGAAAACGAGCTGAGTAAAATTTCCAATCAGAAAAGTCCTCAGGGTGTTCTGGCCGTTTTTGCGAAACCAAATCACAGTTGGGACAAAGATTCGCTGAAAGAAAAACTAAGTCTGGCACTGGACGATGTACAGGATCCTGGCAACCTTGGAACTATTATTCGAATAGCCGACTGGTTTGGAATTACTGATATTTTTTGTTCAACGCATTCGGCTGATGCTTATAACACAAAAACCGTGCAAGCAACCATGGGCGCTCTCGCTCGCGTGAAAGTGCATACTGTCAGTTTGGTTGATTTTCTTCTATCTGTTGCGCATGAAATTCCTGTTTATGGCACATTTATGGATGGCGAAAATATCTATGATAAGACCTTGACTAAGCATGGAATTATTGTGATGGGAAATGAAGGAAACGGAATTTCGGACGAAATTGAAAAGCTCGTAACCGAGCGATTGCTTCTCCCTAATTTCCCGCTAGGGCAGGCTACTTCCGAGTCGCTGAACGTAGGTGTTGCTACAGCATTGGTTTGTGCCGAATTCAGAAGAAGATCTTAA